TGCCGTTGGTCCCGGCGCGCGTCGCCTTCGCGCGGAGTCCGGTCCGCGAGCCGGTGCCCCCGGCGTCGATGGGACCGGGGACGATCTTCTTGACGTGCGGGTGCTGCGCGACCGTGCTCACCGCCTTCCGCCCCTTTCGGTCGCCGATCAGCGTCGAGTGGGAGCCGCCGATCTTCTCGCGCGGCGGCGTCTCGACCACCTCCAGCGCGCGGTCGCCGCGCCGGTCGAGCACCCACGAGACGACGGGACTCGCACGCTCGCGACCGTCGTCGTCCCCCGCGTCGACGTCGGCGTCGGGAACGCGGTAGAACTCGTGGTGGACCTGCGCGCGCGTCTCGCGGAGCGGCTTCCGGGCGCCGGCGGCGTAGACGGTGTCGGGGCGCTTCCGGCGGATCTCGTCGGCGACCCGGCCCGCGAAGTTGCGGAGCTGGACCTCGGTGAGCCGCTCGTCGCTCTCCGGCCGGGTCGTCACCGTCGTCTCGCCGACGACCGCGTCCTCGTCGAGCATCGTCAGGCGGGCGCGGTCCTCGGCGAACTCGGCGACGACGGCGTCGGCGTTGGCGGTGTTGCAGGTGAGACAGTAGTCCCCGGGCTTGCGGAGGGGGGTGCCGCACCGCCGGCAGTTCATACCGGACGGAGGCGCGTGTCGGGTAAAAGGCCGTCCGTTCGACGTGCCGCGGAGGTAACCCATATCAGTGGGCGCCGGTCAAAGGGGGTATGGACACCGACGGATCCGACGGCGAGGCCCCGGGCGAGCGGGGGCCGGAGGTCCCGGACGGCGACGCCATCGAGGACCGGGTGGCGCGGCTGTTCCGCAGCGGCCGGACGAACGCGCTGGTCGCGTGGGCGATGGTGGCGGTGCTCGTCGGGGCCTTCGTCGAGAGCCTGCTCGGGTTCGACCTCCTTCCGATGGCCCTCGTCGCCGCGATCACG
Above is a window of Halorubrum depositum DNA encoding:
- a CDS encoding DUF2103 domain-containing protein yields the protein MNCRRCGTPLRKPGDYCLTCNTANADAVVAEFAEDRARLTMLDEDAVVGETTVTTRPESDERLTEVQLRNFAGRVADEIRRKRPDTVYAAGARKPLRETRAQVHHEFYRVPDADVDAGDDDGRERASPVVSWVLDRRGDRALEVVETPPREKIGGSHSTLIGDRKGRKAVSTVAQHPHVKKIVPGPIDAGGTGSRTGLRAKATRAGTNGNVRLLLRDGSSVQENRIVTTAMDRETGERIREDLNEALREAELQDE